One genomic segment of Cottoperca gobio chromosome 21, fCotGob3.1, whole genome shotgun sequence includes these proteins:
- the ankrd44 gene encoding LOW QUALITY PROTEIN: serine/threonine-protein phosphatase 6 regulatory ankyrin repeat subunit B (The sequence of the model RefSeq protein was modified relative to this genomic sequence to represent the inferred CDS: deleted 1 base in 1 codon): MAVLKLADQPPLIQAIFSGDPEEIRMLIYKSEDINALDSEKRTPLHAAAFLGDAEITELLILSGARVNAKDNMWLTPLHRAVASRSEEAVRVLIRHSADVNARDKNWQTPLHVAAANNALRCAEVIIPLLSSVNVSDRGGRTALHHAALNGHTEMVNLLLAKGANINAFDKKDGRALHWAAFMGHLDVACLLVSQGAEISCKDKRGYTPLHTAASSGQIAVVKHLLNLSVEIDESNAFGNTALHVACFNGQDAVVSELIDYGANVGQANNKGFTPLHFAAASTHGALCLEFLVNNGADVNMQSRDGKSPLHMTAVHGRFTRSQTLIQNGGEIDCVDKDGNTPLHIAARYGHELLINTLITSGADCTRRGVHDMFPLHLAALNAHSDCCRKLLSSGFQIDTPDSLGRTCLHAAAAGGNVECVKLLLSSGGDHNRRDKCGRTPLHYAAASRHYQCLETLVACGTAINATDQWGRSALHYAAASDLDRRRRVNLEPESEGVQAEREKEAALCLEFLLQSGATASLKDKQGYSSVHYAAAYGHRHCLELLLDRDDSHQDDPESLSAKSPLHLAAYHGHAQALEVLLQGEREVDQGDEAGRTPLALAALRGHAECVHTLLSQGASPRTTDSQYGRSAVHLAVMNGHTTCVRLLLDESDSADLVDAADAQGQTPLMLAVAGGHVDAVSLLLEREANVNAASKHGLTALHLGLLCGQEECIQCLLEQEASILLGDSRGRTAIHLAAARGHASWLSELLSIACSEPPSLPPLRDHSGYTPLHWACYYGHEGCVEVLLEQKGCRCIDGNPFTPLHCAVANDHEPCAALLLEAMGSDIAGCKDAKDRTPLHAAAFSGHVDCIQLLLSHDAPVDTVDQSGRNALMMAAEKGRVGALEVLLTSASATLSPMDKDGNTALHLSCSNGKEDCVMMILEKLSDTALINATNAALQTPLHLAARSGLKKAVQELLTRGANVQTVDENGLTPALACAPSREVADCLALILATMMPFCSPCSSGAPSPGSLLRQLPHQGVKGLGTGPRGPRSPRNPSRPSSEGTTENDSEDSETF; this comes from the exons gactCGGAGAAGCGCACGCCGCTGCACGCGGCAGCTTTCCTGGGCGATGCCGAGATCACCGAGCTCCTCATCCTCTCCG ggGCCCGGGTCAACGCCAAAGATAATATGTGGCTCACCCCCCTCCATCGTGCTGTGGCATCTCGGAGcgag GAGGCGGTGCGAGTTTTGATCCGCCACTCGGCCGACGTCAACGCGCGGGACAAGAACTGGCAGACGCCGCTGCACGTCGCTGCAGCCAACAACGCGCTGCGATGCGCCGAGGTCATCATCCCGCTGCTGAGTAGCGTCAACGTTTCGGACCGCGGCGGACGCACCGCCCTGCATCACGCTGCCCTCAACGGCCACACCGAG ATGGTAAACCTCCTCCTCGCTAAAGGAGCCAACATCAACGCCTTTGATAAGAAGGACGGCCGCGCGCTGCACTGGGCAGCTTTCATGG GGCATTTGGATGTGGCTTGCCTGCTGGTGAGTCAGGGGGCGGAGATCAGCTGTAAGGACAAACGTGGATACACTCCCCTCCACACGGCGGCCTCCAGCGGGCAGATCGCTGTCGTCAAACACCTGCTGAACCTGTCTGTGGag ATAGATGAGTCCAATGCGTTTGGGAACACGGCGCTGCACGTGGCCTGTTTTAACGGTCAAGACGCCGTCGTCAGCGAGCTGATCGACTACGGCGCCAACGTCGGCCAGGCCAACAACAAGGGCTTCACCCCGCTGCACTTTGCCGCCGCCTCCACACATGGAGCGCTCTGTCTGGAGTTCCTGGTTAACAACGGAGCTGATGTCAACATGCAG aGCCGTGACGGGAAGAGTCCTCTTCACATGACGGCAGTTCACGGACGCTTCACTCGCTCGCAGACTCTCATCCAGAATG GTGGGGAGATCGACTGTGTGGACAAAGACGGCAACACGCCGCTCCACATCGCCGCCCGCTACGGTCACGAGCTCCTCATCAACACGCTCATCACCAGCGGGGCAGACTGCACGAG GCGAGGAGTCCACGACATGTTCCCTCTGCACCTGGCTGCCCTGAACGCTCACTCGGACTGCTGCAGGAAGCTGCTGTCCTCAG GCTTCCAGATCGACACTCCGGACAGCCTGGGGAGGACCTGCCTGCACGCCGCCGCCGCCGGAGG taatgTGGAGTGTGTGAAGCTGCTCCTGAGCAGCGGTGGAGACCACAACCGGAGGGATAAGTGCGGCAG AACCCCCCTCCACTACGCGGCCGCCAGCCGTCACTACCAGTGTCTGGAGACTCTGGTTGCTTGTGGCACCGCCATCAACGCCACTGACCAGTGGGGGCGCTCTGCTCTGCACTACGCTGCTGCCTCGGACCTGGACCGGAG GCGACGTGTGAATCTGGAGCCAGAGAGTGAAGGCGTTCAGGCGGAGCGGGAGAAAGAGGCCGCGCT ATGTTTGGAGTTCCTGCTGCAGAGCGGAGCGACAGCCTCTCTGAAAGACAAGCAGGGTTACAGCTCCGTGCACTACGCTGCAGCCTACGGACACAGGCACTGTCTGGAGCTG ctgctggacaGAGACGACAGTCATCAAGACGACCCCGAATCTCTGAGCGCTAAGAGCCCGCTGCACCTtgct GCGTACCACGGCCACGCTCAGGCCCTGGAGGTGCTGCTgcagggggagagggaggtggaCCAGGGGGACGAGGCGGGGAGGACCCCCCTGGCCCTGGCCGCCCTCAGGGGCCACGCTGAGTGCGTTCACACCCTCCTCAGCCAGGGGGCGTCGCCGCGCACCACCGACAGCCAGTACGGACGCAGCGCTGTGCACCTGGCAG TGATGAACGGTCACACGACGTGTGTgcgcctcctgctggatgagtCTGACAGTGCGGACCTCGTAGAC GCCGCTGACGCTCAGGGACA GACTCCTCTGATGCTGGCGGTGGCAGGAGGTCACGTGGACGCCGTGTCGCTGCTGCTGGAGCGGGAAGCCAACGTGAACGCGGCGAGTAAACACGGCCTCACCGCACTGCACCTCGGG ctgCTGTGTGGTCAGGAGGAGTGTATCCAGTGTCTGTTGGAGCAGGAAGCTTCGATTTTGCTCGGCGACTCTCGAGGTCGCACCGCCATCCACCTGGCCGCCGCCCGAGGTCACGCCTCGTGGCTGAGCGAGCTGCTGAGCATCGCCTGCTCTGAGCCGCCGTCCCTCCCCCCGCTGAGAGACCACAGCGGGTACACGCCGCTGCACTGGGCCTGCTACTACG gtcacGAGGGCTGTGTGGAGGTTCTGCTGGAGCAGAAAGGTTGTCGCTGTATTGATGGGAACCCGTTCACCCCGCTGCACTGCGCTGT GGCCAACGATCACGAGCCGTGTGCGGCGCTGCTGCTGGAGGCGATGGGGTCGGACATCGCTGGCTGCAAAGACGCTaaagacag gaCTCCTCTTCACGCTGCAGCGTTCTCGGGTCACGTCGACTGCATCCAGCTGCTCCTGTCCCACGATGCACCTGTCGACACTGTGGACCAATCAGGTCGCAATGCACTGATGATGGCGGCGGAGAAGGGCAGAGTCGGAGCCCTGG AGGTGCTGTTGACCAGCGCCAGTGCCACCCTCAGTCCGATGGACAAAGACGGCAACACCGCCCTGCATCTATCTTGCAGTAAT GGAAAGGAAGACTGTGTGATGATGATCCTGGAGAAGCTGTCGGACACGGCGCTCATTAATGCAACAAATGCAGCGCTGCAAAC TCCTCTCCACCTGGCGGCTCGCAGCGGTCTGAAGAAGGCGGTACAGGAGCTGCTGACTCGAGGAGCCAACGTTCAGACGGTGGATGAGAACG gtctGACGCCTGCTCTAGCTTGCGCTCCTAGCAGAGAGGTGGCTGACTGTCTGGCTCTCATTCTGGCTACCATGATGCCTTTCTGCTCCCCTTGCAGCTCCGGGGCTCCCTCCCCAGGCTCCCTGCTGAGGCAGCTGCCCCACCAGGGGGTTAAAGGCCTGGGCACCGGCCCCCGGGGGCCGCGCAGCCCCAGGAACCCCTCCCGACCCTCCAGCGAGGGAACCACCGAGAACGACTCTGAGGACTCGGAAACCTTCTGA